The Chitinibacter bivalviorum genomic interval CTCAAGCAAGCCGACTGGATTATCCCCATGCCATTGCACGCCAATCGACTCAAAGAGCGTGGGTTTAATCAGGCAGGAGAGATTGCTCAACCTTTAAGTAGAGCAAGCGCAATTCCGATTCGACATGATGTACTGGCAAGGATCAGGGATACTGAACATCAAGCACGCCTCTCGGCCAAAGCACGCTGGAAAAATCTGCGTCGTGCATTTGCTTGTCAGTGCGATTGCACGGGAAAAACCATCTTACTTGTCGATGATGTCATGACCAGCGGCGCCAGCTTGCATGCGGCCGCGAAGGTATTAAAAGCAGCTGGGGCGGCGCGCATTATTAATGTGGTACTGGCCCGCACCCCATCACAACCCTATCCTTAATCAAAACTCAGGGTGTAATTGACATCCAAGCTGCTTTCATCAACGCCAATCCGTGAGATCACTGACCAGTGGCGCGACAATTGCAATGTAAAACTCACCGCATCGCTCAGTCCATTAAAGCTCTTTTCAACGGCTACTCGCAGATTCTTAGTGAGCCGTTTACTCACCGTCACCACCTGGGTCGTTGAACCATCATCTTCTTGTTTGGATTTATAACCGACTTCATCAATCCCAAAATTACCCAGAATCTCATCCGACAACCCTGTTCCACCACTCCCCGCCATGGCATTGAGCAATTGCAGCACCAGCGCGCTATCAGATTTTTCCATATTCTCGGAGCCATGCCCGAACAGTAGCCACGATATTTTTTCCGCATCAGGTACGCTGGGCTCGGAATAGAGGGTAACGCGGGGTGAATACGCCGAGCCCTGCACTTTCACGCCCGCCTCGACCGCCTGATTACGCCGTATTGCTAAAATATCAAGATTTGGGTTATCGATTGGCCCCTGAAAAGAAAGTATCCCGCGTTCAATTTCTAATTTTTGCCCATAGGCTTTATATTCACCGTCTTCGGTGTTCACAGTGCCTGTCACTTTCATCAGCTGCTTGGGCTGCGCACGCAAGCGCAATTTGCCAGCCAATCGGCTATCCAAACCATAACCCCGAAATTGGAAGTTATCGCCCAGATCAAAATCGAGTTGCATATGCAAATTGACGGGCTTGGCATCATTTGCCGCACTTTCACGCCCGACCACCCGAACATCAGAAGATAAGCTCGGCGTATCCGTCGCTTGAAATTGGATATCGCCTTCATCCGCCTTGAAATCGCCACTCACCTGCAGCGCGCCGTCTTTAATTTCTACGCCACCCTGCCCACTGAGAACTAGCAACATATCTGGCTTACTGATGAGAGTGAATTTATTGGCCACCAATTTCGCGCCGCCACTGGGGCTATTGCCATTAAATGCAATCAAACCAGAGCCTTTCAAATCGCCGCCACGCGGGCCTTTGACTTTGAATGTTTTCAATTCAATTTGCTGATTACTCAGCGCCAGCTCCATGACGCCTTCTTTCATTTGCACGCCAGCACTGGGGGCTGTCAAGCTAAAACCATCGACCAGCACATATCCACCCAATTGAGGCTTAACCAAAGGCCCACGCCGCTCGATATCGAGCTGCGCCTTCCCTGCCACCTTGACATCACCGCCCAGCAAGGGTCCCAATACACTCAGATCGGGCAAATTGCCTTTCAAGCTGGCATTGAGCGCAGCTTGATCGGCCAAGCCACCTTGTTCCAAATCGAGCATCGTATCGCCAGCAAAGGCCAACTGCCCAAACTTCTCAGTTTGTACTTGCGCCTTCAGTTGCAGCTTATTCATCACCACTTGGCCATTGAGGGCAAAGGTTTTCAGCGTCAAGGGCACCTTTGTTTGAGCGTCTTCACGCCATAGCACATCGCCGCTGACACGCTGCAAATTCAGTTGCGCATTGAGTACATCGGTTTTTTTAACTTGCCATTCCCCCGCCAGAATCAAATCGCTGGTCGGGTTTTTAATTTTGGCCAAATTGAGCCACTCGGCGACCAAGCCATTTTGCACTTGCCCCTGTGAATCGAGCACACCGTTTTTCCAGTGCGTATTTTTCAGCAGCAACTGACTTTGCCCAATACCTAGGGTACTGGCGCTCAGCAACACCTCATCCGCAGACAAGGTTAAATTAGGCGTGTTCTTCAAGCTAAACGGCAATCCGGCAGTGCCAGCTAGGTTGAGAATCTGCCCTTGCCAATGCGTATTGGCAATCAAGCCCCCTAGCGCGTGCAAATCAACTTGCAATGGCAAGACCTCATGCTTGCCGCTCAGTTTGAACGAGACATCATGCTGTTTCATCGTGCCTTTGACACTCAAATCGGCCTGATCGATTTGCGTCGTCCCCAAGGCCATTTTTTGCAGATGCCCCGCGATGACGATGGGGCCTTGCAGATCGCTGCTGGCTGAAATGTCGAGATGGCCCTGCTGTAATTTCACATCAAACGGCGTACTCAGTTGATTAATATCGAGCCGCGCACTTATTTTCGGCTGCGTCAGCGAGCCAGACAAGCTAGCTACGCCTTCGGCACGCCCCTGAAATTGCGGCCCAATCACGGATAAATTAGGCAGCATCAAATTCAAATCCAGCTGATCACTCGTGCGGCCCAAGCTACCTTTGGCGCTGATTTTATTAGCGCCCAAGCTTAGCCAGAAATCGCTTTTTGAAATGCGCTCGGCATCCAGTGTCAGTGCCCCCGCCCCTGCCAAGGGCTGATGATTGAATTCGCTTTGAGCCAGCTCATAGGCCAAATCAACTACAGGTATAGGCTTCAAAGCACCTTTCAAATTAGCTTTCCCAGATATACTACCCACAGGTACTTTGGAAAACTCAGCAGGATTGATTTTTTGCAGCTCCGCATCAATGGCAAATTTATTCTGACTTAATAAATCAAACTCACCTTTGGCCACTAAATGACTTTGGCCTCGGCTCAATTGCGCATGGCGGATCGCCAAACGTCGTTCCTTGTCGGGGTTGATCCAGCCCACATCCAGTTTCAGATTGGCCTTGCGCGCTAAATCGTTGATTTCGCCTTTGACACCCGGAGCCAACCACGGCCCAGCCAATTCCAGCTCACCATTCATATCACCCGCGGGCTGCGGCGACCAGAAACGCTGCGGGTCAAGATGGCTGGCCGCTACTTTTAAGGCCAACTGACCTTGGCTAATTTTGCCTTGAGCGCGAATGTCACCCGCTCCGTCAAATTGCAGCAGCAAATCATCGACATGCACCACTTGCTCATGCAGCGAAAACTGCAATTTGGCCGCTTTCAATGGCAACTTGTGCTGGTCGATTGGACCAAGCTGGTGATTTTGAATATTGATTTGACCTTCGAGGCCATTTTTGACGGGCTTAAATTGCGCAGCCAAATCCAGCGCAGCCTGCGGTGCGGCGGGATGCCATAGCGCAGGGTTCAAGCCTTTTACTTGAATCTCACCGTGGGAGATCATCTGATAGGAATAGGGTGCAAATACATCGGCCTGCAACTGCGTATGACCAGTCAGATGCGGGTGTTCAATGGTCGCCTCAACCATCAACTGCCGCAACGGCCCTTCTACTTTGCCAAAGGCGCGAATATCCTGCTCTTCGAGCTGACCGGCAAAGATAAAAGAACCGCCACTGTGAAAGGGGGCTTTTCCCGTAATATTGAGCGCGGCCGCAACATTGCCTTGCGGCAAACGCAATTGCTTGAGATTAAGTCGGTGAAAGCGCCCATTGCTGGAAATGCTGGCATCGATATCACGCAGCGCCATCCCATCGATGTCTAGAAGGGCAATTTTGAGCTGTTCGAGATGAATACCAAAAGGCAGCCGCAAACTATCAGGCGCAGTGGTGGGTGGTGCATTCGGTGGCGTTGGCGCGGTGGTAATTGCCAATTTACCCAGCGATACCAGGGGCAGGCTTAGATCCCGAAGCATTAAGGCATAAGGCTCCCAACGCAATACCCCATAGTCGAGATCTACCGTTACAGCATCGGTTTTGACGTGTAATTGTTTGATTTGCAGCTCGGACCAAAAAGAGCCCTCAATGGCAGCTAATTTGGCCACGCCACTGCGATTAATCGCATCGACCAGCCAATAACGCCCCGAATCCGAATCAAACCACGCCAAAGTGGCGGCTAAAATCGCCCCCAAGATTGAAAACGTGAGCAAAAAGCTCCAAAACACCGTACGCAATAATCGCCGCACAAAGCCATATTTTGGCTTAGGCTTAGCGATCACAGCGCCGGAATTAGCCTGATCTTCAGGCTGAGCTGGTGTGTCTGAGCTTAAATTGGGGTTTGAGTTTTCGGTCAAAATGCTAAACCCATTGCGAAATAAAAACGCACTTGTTTATATTCGATGCCATAAGCGACATCAAAGCCAATCTGCCCGACAGGGCTAAGCCAACGCCCACCCACGCCCACCCCCGTGACGGGATCGAGCGATCTCCAATCTGCAGCCGCGCCACCATAATCCACAAAGGCAGCAGCACGCCAATCTTTGAGCACGGCATACTGAAATTCCAGCGACCCCGTCGCTAACACCTGCCCCGGAAGCACCGAGCCATTACTCTTTACCCCGAGAGATTGATAGTCGTAACCACGGACACTGCCTGCACCACCGGTACGAAACAGCCAATCACTAGTAATGCCACTGGGGTTTTGAGAGAAAGTCTGGCCGAGATTAAATTGACCGAGGAACTGCCCGTCTTTGCCTAGGCGTTTATAGTAGGCTCCGCGTCCGGCCACGCGCAGGAAGGTGGCATCACTGAGAATTTGCTTGAGTGCGCCGCCCGTTTCAAGTTGAAACAAATAGCCATTACGAGGGTCGCGCTTACTATCGAGGTGGCGCTCTATCCAGTTGTAATTGAGCGTCAGAGATTGCGGATTATCTTCGGAACCGTCAGCATAGCTTCGCCGCTCAATCTGATATTGCAAATCAATCGCACGCTCGTTCTGATCCCATTTTTTCAGACGGGAGACGCCCACTTTATACAGGTGCGAATCCACACCTTCGTATTCGTTATGTAAATAAGAACCCCAAAATCGATGTTCACGCTCACTGCTCGATTTTGGAATGGTGACGCTTAAATCAACCGCTTGTTCAAGCTGCTCTAGTCGCAGCTTGCTATTAAAGATCCAGCCTTGATCGAGCAAATTCAGATAGCGATAACCCAATTCGGTTTTAAAGCGCGTATTGGTGCTATAGCCCAGACCTACATTGATGCGCTGCAACGGTGCTTCTTGCACATCGATTCGCAACGGCGCCACAAATGGCTCACTATCTGGCAAGTCCACGTCGACCAATGCAGAAGCAAATTGTGGCAAATCCTGAATGGACGCCTGCAGATCATTCAAGTCTGAACGACTATAGGGCTCACCCTCGGCAATTTTGATTTGGTCGGTAACCAATTTGGCGGGGTAACGCGACAATCCGTTAATCATATAGGGGCCAAACACATACTGCGGGCCACTATCGAGCACCAGCTTAAATTCGGCCTCATGGGTTTCTGGATTGATCGTAGCCTCACTCGAGACCATCGTCGCAGCGGGATAAGAGCGCGATTGCAGTGATAAAAGACTGCGTTTTTTGAAATCGTCCCAGGCGGCTTGAGTGAAAGGCAGATTTTCCAGCGCATCACCGCGCTGATTAAAACGCCGTGTCAAAGTTTCATAGCGTTCAATATCTTGGTTGATTGCGCCCTGCAATACCACCGAGGTATTGGTCACCATCACTTGCTGACCAAGGTCTACCGAAATATACACCACCGGGGTTTGGCCAGACTCATCCAGCCGAGTAGTGATTTTGGCGTCAAAATAACCCTGCGTCGCGAGTAAATCATGTGCATCATTGGGTAGCGAATTGAGCTCACGATGTAATAGCTCAACCGTTAGACGATTCTTTTTTTGCCACTTATAGATATTTAAGTGCTGCTCAAGCAAGCCACTCACGCTAGACGGCGCATCAAGCTCGATGCGATAACGGAAATCAGCCTCTGCAGCCCATGCTGGGCTGGCGATCACAATGGCACAAAACAGGGGCAAAGCACGCAAACTCATTCTCTGACGGGCAAAAACATAACTGTACCAAACTGCCGTCATGCCGTCGGCAATTACCACTAATTTTTGCGCAAAAAAAACCCGACTAGTTCCACATCTTGCGACATGGCACGTAATCGGGCACAGGAGGATAGAGTCGATAACGCAGCTTTCACTGCGAGGGCACTACAAAAAACAAACTACCTAGCTACTACTACTCAACAACCACTACTAACTTACAACTATTAACGTGGCAAAGTGAGTTGCCAACCGTATGATTTCACCAAGAACTGTTGGAAAGATTCGACAGTTTTTGAAAATTTAATCAGAGTACGCATGGTGTATCTCCTTAAAAACAGAGGCTCCGAATTGAGCCAACCTTGTTTTTCTTCCATGACTAAACTTTAACAAAACTACGAAATTAACGCAAGCATTTTAGTAGCATTACTACGTACATATTTGTAACAACACGCCACAAATACTACATTACGAGCCTATCAACACCTGTTTTATAAGGTTTTATATGTAGCAGACAGATATGCAAGCACCAGAAAAATGTAGTTAAAGTACATTATTTACATCCCCAGCAATTTCAGCTTCAAATGCTCTTGCACTGGTTTTTGCCCCAACCAAATACTCAAAAGTGCGCTTGAAAAATCATCACCCGCAATTTGCCCCAGCACTTTCGAGCGCAAAATCAAACGCGTTCCTTGACCTGGCAGACAATCCAAGGTAACCACATCACCCTTGTTGGCTACTTTGGCTTCGAGCAGGATTTTCTGCATTTCGGCAATCCGTGCGGTTTGGGCCGTGAATTCTGCGGCGCTCAGATTGTCTTTCAGCCCATCGACCAAGGCATCAACGAGTGTTTGCGCCTCCACATTGCGCAGCATCGTCAATTGCATACGGCGCGGCTGCTGACTCTTTATCACAGCCGCGGCATCGCTACTTTTGCCCGCCGTGTATAAAGCAGCGACATACACTTCGAACATCAACTTCTTTCGAATACCTGCGCCATTCAATTGCAGGCTTTTACCCGCCACTTCGCTTTGCTCAACAACATTTACCCCAGCCAAGTCCACCGCATGTGCCACTGGCAATGTCGCCGCCATAAGTAAGGCAATAAGAACCTGTTTCATTTGTGATTGCTCCACAAAATTTGTGATCAATTAGGACAAAAAAACCCGCCAAAGCAAAGGCGGGTTTTGATTTCATACACTGCAGAATCAGAGCACCTGCAAAATACCCGCAGCGCCCATGCCAGTGCCAATGCACATCGTCACCATGCCGTAGCTACCCGCTTTTCCTTGGCGACGCAAACCATGAATCATCGTCGCAGCCCGAATGGCACCGGTCGCCCCTAATGGATGGCCCAAGGCAATCGCGCCACCATTTGGATTAACCTTGCTCATATCCAAGCCCAAATCACGACTCACCGCCAGCGCTTGCGCGGCAAATGCTTCGTTCAGCTCGATCCATTCAAGCTGATCTAGGCTCAAACCTGCCATTTTCAAGGCCGCCGGAATCGCTTCTTTTGGGCCGATGCCCATAATTTCGGGCGGAACGCCTTTCACGGCAAAGCTCACATATTTTGCCAATGGGACGAGATTAAACTCTTTGAGGATTTTCTCGGACACCAGCACCAGCGCCGCAGCGCCGTCGGACATTTGTGAGCTATTACCCGCGGTGACAGAGCCGTTCTTCGACGGCCCGGCGAAAACAGTTTTTAGCTTCGCCAAGCCTTCGACACTGGTATCGGCGCGCGGACCTTCGTCTTGCGTCAGTGTTTTACTAACCAGCTCAACTTCGCCAGTTGCCAAATTGGGAACGCGGTAAGTCACATCCAGTGGCACGATTTCGTCGCTGAATGCGCCATTGGCTGCCGCAGCCAAAGCACGGGTATGTGACTGCAAAGCAAATGCATCTTGGTCTTCACGGCTAATCCCCCACTGGGTAGCGACTTTTTCCGCGGTCAAACCCATGCCGTAGGCAATCGCAACGTTTTCATCACGCTCGTAAATCGAGCTACCCAAGGACAATTTATTACCGCCCATCGGCACCATTGACATCGACTCAGTCCCGGCCGCAATCATCACATCGGCTTCGCCAAGGCGGATTTTGTCAGCAGCCATCGCGACCGCATTAATCCCACTCGAACAAAAACGGTTGATGGTCACCCCGCCCACGGTATTGGGCAGGCCAGCCAGCAGCGCACCAATCCGCGCCACATTCATGCCCTGCTCACCCTCGGGCATCGCGCAGCCAACGATGACGTCCTCCACCAAGGCTGGATCTAAACCCGGCACTTTCGCCATCGCAGCGCGAAGCACATGCGCGAGCAAATCATCGGGGCGAACATTTTTCAGCATACCGCGCGGCGCTTTCCCCACCGGGCTGCGCACTGCGGCAACGACATAAGCTTCTTGAATTTGTTTGCTCATTCCGAGCTCCTTATTCCAAATTTGGATAAGCATCTTTTATTTAGATGCCAAAGGCGATACTGGAAGAGAGCGAGCCCCTGTCAGGTCGTGGAGTCAGAAGCGCAGGAACCGGAATGGACATCAAGTCCATGAGGATTCCGAGCATCGCACGACGCGAGATCACAGGAGGCGCAGCCTTTTCCAGTGCGCCTTTTAGTTGCGCAGAGGTTTGTTGAACTCAATCATGTGCATGATCCGTTCCTGCGTTTTGCCTTTTTTTAGCAAGCCCATAAAACGTTCGCGCTCCAGTTTCAAGATCCAGTCTTCATTAACCAAAGTGCCCGCCTCAACGTCGCCGCCCGTAACGACATCAGCGATTTGCATGCCGATGTGGTAGTCGTATTTGGAAATAAAACCGCCTTCGAGCATATTGACCAGCTGACCCCGGATCGTCGCCGCGCCTGAGCGCCCCGCCACGGCAAACCCTTTCGGCGCTACCGGTGCGCGGTAGCCCGTTGCCGCCATCGCGCGAACTTGCGCTTGGGCCACAAACAACAATTCATTGGCGTTCATCACAACAATATCGGATTCTTTCAAGTAGCCGATCTGCTGACCTTCTTCGGCGCTCGTACCGACTTTGGCTGTCGCCATCGCGAGGTAATAATCTTTCAGCACTTCGAGGATATTGCCATTGCGCGCCAGTTTGGATGCACGCAGCGCAAACTCTTTACAACCGCCACCAGCAGGCAACAGACCCACGCCAACTTCAACTAAGCCGATATAGGTTTCAACATGCGCCACCACGCGTGCGCAATGCATCAAGAATTCGCAACCGCCACCAAACGCATAACCTTGCGCAGCGCCGACCACCGGCACTTTGGCGTATTTAATCGCCTGCGAGGTGTTTTGAAATTCGGCCACCATGTTTTCAATCGCGGCAAAGTCGCCGGTCATAAAGGCGGGCCCCATGCTCATCAAGTCGGCACCGACCGAGAAAGGGGCTTCGGGGTGCCAAATCACCAAACCTGGGTAGTATTGCTCTGCAATCTTGATAGACTCTTGCACACCAGCCAATACATTGGCACCGATGCAGTGTGCTTTGGTGGTAAATGACAGGACAGGTACATCGCCGCCGCCTGTTGACGCTGGTGGCAGCCACATGCGAACACTATCATTTTCATAAATGGTTTGCCCGAAATCGGCGGCGGCTTCACCCAGCACTAAGGGTGGATACAGCTGGCGCTGGTAAACCGGCAAGTGAGATCGCGCAACCAAAGCGCCACTCGCAGCATCCAATGAGCCATCGCTCGTATGCACGCCATCACGACTCAACACCCAACTTGGCAATGG includes:
- a CDS encoding ComF family protein; translated protein: MRRAPAFDQTIALYLFVEPIKALIHAAKFGAQWQILGNLAQFESLLAQLKQADWIIPMPLHANRLKERGFNQAGEIAQPLSRASAIPIRHDVLARIRDTEHQARLSAKARWKNLRRAFACQCDCTGKTILLVDDVMTSGASLHAAAKVLKAAGAARIINVVLARTPSQPYP
- a CDS encoding translocation/assembly module TamB domain-containing protein: MTENSNPNLSSDTPAQPEDQANSGAVIAKPKPKYGFVRRLLRTVFWSFLLTFSILGAILAATLAWFDSDSGRYWLVDAINRSGVAKLAAIEGSFWSELQIKQLHVKTDAVTVDLDYGVLRWEPYALMLRDLSLPLVSLGKLAITTAPTPPNAPPTTAPDSLRLPFGIHLEQLKIALLDIDGMALRDIDASISSNGRFHRLNLKQLRLPQGNVAAALNITGKAPFHSGGSFIFAGQLEEQDIRAFGKVEGPLRQLMVEATIEHPHLTGHTQLQADVFAPYSYQMISHGEIQVKGLNPALWHPAAPQAALDLAAQFKPVKNGLEGQINIQNHQLGPIDQHKLPLKAAKLQFSLHEQVVHVDDLLLQFDGAGDIRAQGKISQGQLALKVAASHLDPQRFWSPQPAGDMNGELELAGPWLAPGVKGEINDLARKANLKLDVGWINPDKERRLAIRHAQLSRGQSHLVAKGEFDLLSQNKFAIDAELQKINPAEFSKVPVGSISGKANLKGALKPIPVVDLAYELAQSEFNHQPLAGAGALTLDAERISKSDFWLSLGANKISAKGSLGRTSDQLDLNLMLPNLSVIGPQFQGRAEGVASLSGSLTQPKISARLDINQLSTPFDVKLQQGHLDISASSDLQGPIVIAGHLQKMALGTTQIDQADLSVKGTMKQHDVSFKLSGKHEVLPLQVDLHALGGLIANTHWQGQILNLAGTAGLPFSLKNTPNLTLSADEVLLSASTLGIGQSQLLLKNTHWKNGVLDSQGQVQNGLVAEWLNLAKIKNPTSDLILAGEWQVKKTDVLNAQLNLQRVSGDVLWREDAQTKVPLTLKTFALNGQVVMNKLQLKAQVQTEKFGQLAFAGDTMLDLEQGGLADQAALNASLKGNLPDLSVLGPLLGGDVKVAGKAQLDIERRGPLVKPQLGGYVLVDGFSLTAPSAGVQMKEGVMELALSNQQIELKTFKVKGPRGGDLKGSGLIAFNGNSPSGGAKLVANKFTLISKPDMLLVLSGQGGVEIKDGALQVSGDFKADEGDIQFQATDTPSLSSDVRVVGRESAANDAKPVNLHMQLDFDLGDNFQFRGYGLDSRLAGKLRLRAQPKQLMKVTGTVNTEDGEYKAYGQKLEIERGILSFQGPIDNPNLDILAIRRNQAVEAGVKVQGSAYSPRVTLYSEPSVPDAEKISWLLFGHGSENMEKSDSALVLQLLNAMAGSGGTGLSDEILGNFGIDEVGYKSKQEDDGSTTQVVTVSKRLTKNLRVAVEKSFNGLSDAVSFTLQLSRHWSVISRIGVDESSLDVNYTLSFD
- a CDS encoding autotransporter assembly complex protein TamA, which gives rise to MTAVWYSYVFARQRMSLRALPLFCAIVIASPAWAAEADFRYRIELDAPSSVSGLLEQHLNIYKWQKKNRLTVELLHRELNSLPNDAHDLLATQGYFDAKITTRLDESGQTPVVYISVDLGQQVMVTNTSVVLQGAINQDIERYETLTRRFNQRGDALENLPFTQAAWDDFKKRSLLSLQSRSYPAATMVSSEATINPETHEAEFKLVLDSGPQYVFGPYMINGLSRYPAKLVTDQIKIAEGEPYSRSDLNDLQASIQDLPQFASALVDVDLPDSEPFVAPLRIDVQEAPLQRINVGLGYSTNTRFKTELGYRYLNLLDQGWIFNSKLRLEQLEQAVDLSVTIPKSSSEREHRFWGSYLHNEYEGVDSHLYKVGVSRLKKWDQNERAIDLQYQIERRSYADGSEDNPQSLTLNYNWIERHLDSKRDPRNGYLFQLETGGALKQILSDATFLRVAGRGAYYKRLGKDGQFLGQFNLGQTFSQNPSGITSDWLFRTGGAGSVRGYDYQSLGVKSNGSVLPGQVLATGSLEFQYAVLKDWRAAAFVDYGGAAADWRSLDPVTGVGVGGRWLSPVGQIGFDVAYGIEYKQVRFYFAMGLAF
- a CDS encoding chalcone isomerase family protein — encoded protein: MKQVLIALLMAATLPVAHAVDLAGVNVVEQSEVAGKSLQLNGAGIRKKLMFEVYVAALYTAGKSSDAAAVIKSQQPRRMQLTMLRNVEAQTLVDALVDGLKDNLSAAEFTAQTARIAEMQKILLEAKVANKGDVVTLDCLPGQGTRLILRSKVLGQIAGDDFSSALLSIWLGQKPVQEHLKLKLLGM
- a CDS encoding acetyl-CoA C-acyltransferase — protein: MSKQIQEAYVVAAVRSPVGKAPRGMLKNVRPDDLLAHVLRAAMAKVPGLDPALVEDVIVGCAMPEGEQGMNVARIGALLAGLPNTVGGVTINRFCSSGINAVAMAADKIRLGEADVMIAAGTESMSMVPMGGNKLSLGSSIYERDENVAIAYGMGLTAEKVATQWGISREDQDAFALQSHTRALAAAANGAFSDEIVPLDVTYRVPNLATGEVELVSKTLTQDEGPRADTSVEGLAKLKTVFAGPSKNGSVTAGNSSQMSDGAAALVLVSEKILKEFNLVPLAKYVSFAVKGVPPEIMGIGPKEAIPAALKMAGLSLDQLEWIELNEAFAAQALAVSRDLGLDMSKVNPNGGAIALGHPLGATGAIRAATMIHGLRRQGKAGSYGMVTMCIGTGMGAAGILQVL